The window tatctgttttcttatttacttctttatttccacttgtattttttttaattcaaaacaaacaaagattagcataccagtgcacagtttttcttctatgcaacccccaaacatctctgaacaaatcccccttccttcccttcccacctacttgcccaggactttaactctaaaccctttccatacatatataaaagtgttcaaatatttgtaaagcagtaatactatccaaaatataagtctatattaataaccaagtttacaacgcctctcaactgcctcactctacatcaaccaactgtaacccatatgttcaaagaagctgggatgaacacagaggatctagaatcagaaaataatattacatattgaactaaggccagtactgggcagacttgcacggtctgtttatggccatttgggggaggatgggctggagagggcttcaatggctgggagggtaggTTTTGATgtagattttggcagttggaacccaagcacagtactgggtagagctttggattcttgcccagaaatagctaagaagaaaaaatttaaattgaatcaggttgggcagactggatggaccatttgggtcgttatctgccgtcatctactatgttactatgtataaacaaccaaatctgtaactcctctagtatgttccactccatgtatgttaacttacaacgaaacaacaaggcaagcagtccaccaaagaatccaacatgaaacaaaagaagattggcagaaaaataaggagattcaaatcaggttaattcaaggtgctcccaagaaccatgcctgatgcatttcaccaaacaaggctagtcaatgctaacaaaaaaaccatgtctttcatacaaacagaacatagaaaatacctttgcctagtatggaatatgtaatcacaaactaacctctcccccttttacaaaactgtagtatggtttttagccacggccagcactaaaaaatgttctacagttttgtaaaaggagggataaaatagaaatacgtagacaaaggttaaataaaaccaccaagaagctggactctgcatataatgcaacaccacagaaacagcgatgcatgtcccctaaagcaaaaaaataaataaatagaaattttttttctttggtctttttttctttgtcttctctggtttctgctctcctcatcttcttgtcactctcttcctttcattttCTGTCCTTCTgttcctcttccagaaattgtctgtctctcccttccatctcttcttccccactcCCCATTGGTGTGGTATCCATCATCTTCTCATCCCTCCtctaatggtctggcatctctctcctctccttccctctcccatacccccatggtcaggcatttcattctctcctctcacttcctcccacttccatcagcatctgccctctttctctccctccaacccagttccatccaggatccttccaccttatgtctctcccctttccttgcactccaattctatcagcatctgtcccctttctttcccttcaacccaattccatctagtatccttccccttatatctctctccttcctctgcacaccaattccatcagcccctttctctccttctacacaaccctgcccctttctcttcctccaccacccttttcacagcccttccataccaccctgccccctttctctccctccaccacccttccatgctcctttctccctccccctccaaacattgcagctgccgaCTCTACCCCCAGAGAaaataagtgacgtcggagggggatggaccggcggGACCTTCCAGTAGCAGATCCATCCGCGTTGCTGTTGCtgcaggtgggggggggcagtccattgctgttgctgggtggGGGGGCCTGTTGATGTTGCTGCAGTGGGGGCtcattgctgttgctgcgggggggggggggtgttgctagGAGGCCATTGCTATTTTTAAAAATAGCAAGGTGAGttgtcctccttcagcgggcccccctcgcAGTTtcggccctaggcacatgcctagtgggcctattgattaatccggccctgactaACAAGAAAAGATAACAGGGAGCAAGACAGATTTTTAGATATAGAAATTCTGCAACCCCACTCTAAGTTGTTTCAGTGCCACCttatgggagagctagggactgcaGGAAAGCAAGATTGCCTACCTGTAACAGGGATACTCCATAGACGTCATGGAAATGCAGCCACACTCATAACAGCATCTGGAGCTTCAGGTGCCGGAGTTGTCTGAAATTGACATCTCTTTGCATGTCCAGGAGTTTCCATGTGGCCTCGGTCTCCCGCCTTTCCCTCAGACTATCGCATAGCTAAAAGATCTGAGGTATTTAGAGTTGAGGGGATGGTGGGTAGAGAAAATATGGCTGCATTTCCCTGTCGTCTACAGAGCTCCTTTTACAGGTAAACAAATTCAGTTTCTTCATAGACTTACCAGGGAGATGCAGGCACACTCAAAATTGAGCCCCAGGCTGAGGGCCACCCACAAATAGTATTTGTCAACTGATGGCCCATAGAGCTTAAATGGGTGGGGGCACATacagtattattttttttctttaaactaaGCAAACAGATTACATATAACTGCTTGTAAAGTTGCATCTGGCACTGAAAAATGATCCAAACAGTAATGTTTGGTGAAGGTATGAGTGGAGGCCCACGTAGCTGTTTTACAAATATCTGTAATGGATGCTACTCTGAGATTTGCTACAGAAGCAGCCTTTACTTGAAGTTGGTGTGGACCTACTTGCTCTGATTCGAGAATGAATAACGGATTCAATTGGAAAACCAATTGGATAGGGTCCTTTTTGGATACTGTTGAGCCTGGATTATTTGGATTATAAAAGTTGTGAAGATTTCAGAAATATCTAGAGTAACGCAGGTAGTAAAGTAATACTCAATTACAGTCCAGAGAGTGTAATGAAGCCTCTGCTGGAGATGAATGAAGTGGAGATGAATAAAGATGGAGGAAAGAATGATGGCAATCCTATAGAGTCTGATTTAAAAGAAATGGCGATGCAACTTTGGGCAGGAATTTTAGGCGAGTATGAAGAAACACTCTGTTGTgaaacaatctaatctaatcttccatttgtgagtggcacatacctatacaagctcaaggcgatagatcaaagaggaaggggaaagtaataggggaagggggcatggagaagcaagaggagggacctagaagtagggAGTGCTATACATAAACTaaaacagttaattgtcaaagaggtgagttttcaggtttttcctgaatatgatgtagtttgtctctttcctgatagcttctggtaggtcattccaggtttttacacccagataagttagcatagagtggaaaattcgcttgtagtagaggtattttgtggatggtaggtttagttggattctgttaaggagtctttttgatgtcgaccaaacagtagagaatagttggatgagaggggctgctgagtttccgtatagaatctggtgtaagatacatgacgatttgaaaattattcgggatgatattgggagccaatgtaattgcctgatgaaggttgtgattgaatcaaatttctttaatttgtagattagtctaatggctgtgttctggatgagttgcagtttgtaGATAAGAGTAGtattgatgccaaggtaggcggagttgcaatagtccagttgaggtaggaccatcatctgaacaatcagagcaaagtggtggaagtatgatcttgtgagtcgcagttgatgcatagtgtagatcaggggtctcaaagtccctccttgagggccgcaatccggtcggggttttcaggatttccccaatgaatatgcattggaagcagtgcatgcacatagatctcatgcatattcattggggaaatcctgaaaacccgactggattgcggccctcaaggagggactttgagacccctggtgtagatggtctttttccaaaggttagatatttgtggttccattgtgagagtgtcgtctaagatgcagcctagtaccttggtagatttttccattatgagagtaaTGCCTGAGGAAAGAATGAGGTTAGATATGACAGTCTGTTATGacaatggctttggtcttagtggcattcagtttcagcttgttgttcgttgcccaggtttgaattttatctatattgtttgagattttttcagcaatattaggatggttattggttatggggttgaggaggaggatgtcgtcagcaaacttgcttgaagaccttcaagcttgcaatGGCATGCgcacgtgcccctcccgcccgacctagggcatgcgtctcctcagtgtggcctcagttcaatgttttccacagagccagaagcactgctcccttgctgtgCGCGATCTCGTCCCTCTTGCACTGCGGCTTTCTTTGTTATTTTCgtttgagtcgctgtgctcgtgtctttgttttttctttatttcttttgcaTCTTTTTGAGCGGGTCTCTGGTCTTGCTCTGGCTGCTTTGCCTCGCAGGGCTGCAGCCATCTTTTGCTTATGTCCCAGCCTCGTACCGGGTTCAAAaactgcactaagtgcaaccaggttatctccatcactgatccccatcgttggtgtgtggagtgcctgggcgcggagcaccgcgctgagtcATTCCCGCTTTGTGCAACTTTGCAATCGCGGGCGCTTCATCGGAGAGTGGCCAAGATTCTTCAACTGTTTGGCCCCATGGAATCTGCGGGACAAGCCTTGAGCTCGGCCTTGGCATCGGAGGCCTCAGGCCACGAAGGCCCCGGTCTCGgtctctgcacttgacggcttggttcctcaagacttagtgccctcgttccagttctcccagccagtgctggatgtcctggaggcatctcggaaggagtccactcgccaatgctaccatcagaagtggacctgcttttcttcctggtgtgctactcagCAGCTGGAGCCGATCGCCACCTCCttgtctgctgtcctggattatctgttacacttgtctggcactggactcaagtcctcttcagttcgagtccaccttagtgccattactTCTTTTcatcatcctgtggtttcctgcttcatgaaagatcttttccacgttcatccgtcCCTTAAACCACCTTCcttggtttgggatcttaacgtggtccttgctcgtttgatgaaacctccatttgagccgctagcacgggctcacttgaagtatcttacttggaaggttgtgtttcttattgctttcACTTCTGCCCgttgggtcagtgagcttcaagccttggtagcgaacccacctttcactgtcttccatcatgataaggtggttctccgtacccatcctaaattcttgcctaaggttgtttctgagtttcacatcaaccaatccattgttctacctgtattttttccgaagccccattctcaccctggagaagcggctctgcattctcttgcttgtaagcgtgcgctggccttctacttgaagtgcactgctcctcatcgttctgctccccagctgcttctctctttcgatcctaatcgcttgggtcgctctgtttctcaGCGGACCATTTTTACCTGGTTAgctgcttgtttctctttctgttacgctcaggctggcctctccctgctgggtcgagtcacaggccacaaggtccgagcaatagtgtctgttgctttcctccacttaactcccattgaggaaatctgtaaggctgccacttggtccttggttcatactttcacctctcactactgtctggatgcttgtcctgggataaagcacagttacttacgtaacaggtgttatccagggacagcaggcagatattctcgcaacccacccacttccccgtGGTTGGCCTCTTtgttagctatctgaactgaggccacgctgaggagacgcatgccctaggtcgggcgggaggggcgCACGTGCTTGCACAGGCCAATCGCAAGTTTGAaagtcttcaagcaagtttgcttgcaaaaacgtccgctcgggggctccatcggtgacatcacccacatgtagagaatatctgcctgctgtccctgtataacacctgttacgataagtaactgtgcttttttcacCATGTACGTGATGACTGGaaagtgtgttttttttcttttctttattttttcttacATACTGTGATACAGAGTGAGAAGAGGTGGGCCCTGAGCCCCAATTGTGCTGGGTAGCAGATCCAGAGGCCCCTACCAATATGTGCAAGATACTGGCTCGCTGAGTGGTTTGTTGCTGAGGCAAAGCTGTATGTTCTCCCAAGGCTGTTTCTAAAATGAGAGGGGAGCTTTGAGGATGAAGAAACTGTCATGGTTCACTTTACTCCTTCTTGAAAATAATAAACTGTCTGTGAGGTAAGCTGAAGAACCTGTCAGCGCAACCCATGGATGTTAAAgactgaggaggaggaggaagatcgAGACAGCATGGGAACTCCTGTGCAGCAGAGGCTGAATGATGTCACCTTTGAATGTGCCTGCATTTCCCTTGTAAGTCTTCAGAGAACCGAGTTCCCCAACCAATGCTACTGTGTAATCCTTtacagtgccttcgacctggacAGGCAAAAAGTTCTTTCATAGGCATATTTATAGTATCTTATGCAAGCAAGTCAGTCAGCTGAATAGCACACCTCTTTGGTAAAGAAAATAAAACTGCCTTCTAACACATGCAAACAGTACCAAACAGCTCACATCTATATTACTATGATTAATAAGGCTATACAGTATTTTACACATTTTTTAGTTcattaaacaaacaaaatctAAATTCACAACAAAATCATTTTATCACATTCTTTTAATTACAGAAAGTTCTACTTGGTGGAAAGCTTTTGCATTCAAACAAGTTCCTATTCTTTTGACAGCCATTTGCTAGAAACaaaaactattataaaaaaatcTTTGAGAAGCACAGGTCCTGAAACAGGCAACTCAGAACATCCATTCATAGTAGGAGGGAGGGTTTCTCTATGCCAGGTCCACTGACACTGGGTAGTGCTGTGTTCATAATATTGACGCTCAGTCGCTCCAGCCCTCAGATAAATCCTGTGAACCATCACTTTTTCAGAATGGACAAAAGCAAGCAGCAGTAGGAAGCACAATACCTACTATTTTTTAGATTGCTTTTAAAAATCTTAGACCCAGGCGGTTCCAGACCAAAGCCTTATCAATTTTAACCAGTTACTGTAATACATACATTTCCTAAAACCTGTTATCTGGAATCTCTAGACTAGACTTTGGAGGTTAGAGAGAGGCAATTGTCTCTTAGGTGTTATAAGCAGTAGTGCCAATTGATAGGAAGAACAGGGTGAAAGAGTTCAAGCAGTGACTAATGACATTCCTCAACCAGAATGGCCAGGATACCTCTGGCACTGGTCAATGCTACAACACCAGATTGTGGACAGGGAGAGGCTTGATGTGGTCTCTGGCTGCAGTGTGTTGGTGCATTGTAACAAtaaaggaaggcaggcaggcagtcaTGTTAGCTCAAGAGGTGGAGGGCTGCAGGTGACCCTTGTACACATACTCCAAGGCTGTGGCTATTGTGCGCATGTCCAGCTCAATGCTTCTTGCCCAATTCTCCACATCACCAATTTCCTACCAGAGAGAATACAATAGTGTGGTCAACATATTAATACACACAGAAACAAAGTATCAGCAAATTGCAGGAGATATATTTTTAATGCACCAACATATCTAATTGGCCTTTTAATATACAGAACTGATGAAAGGTGTATAGATAGTGAAAGTTACTCATAATATAACAAGTAACCACCTACTGGTAAGGAGCAATGGGCAAAATACAGATGGTCtaacatatatataaatataaattttaaccATCTCCTAATCACAAAAAGTGATTAGGAGATGGTTAAAATTTATATTCAGACATTTTTTTCCTCTGAGGGATATATCCTCTTGTGCTTGACTGATGACACTTGGGAAGAGGCAATTATTCCAGTAACTGAACTTCCTTTGATTACCAGTAGATGGCACACTAATTATGTTTATAAAGTAGGGCTCTGCGAACTAGCCTTAGTATATTGTGACAACTCTAGCCAAAAAGATTGAAGTGAGGCAAAAAGTCAGAATTAACATTTCTACTCATCATATGGCATAGCCTGCTACCTTTCCACCAGGCAACACAGATGCCTGCTATGTATACTGAAGCCCAGGATAAGCCTTTTAGTTTTTAGATTCCATCATCACTCCTCCTTTGTCTCCCTTTGCATTTCTCCTTCAGACCAAGGCTCACAGAATGCTAGTTTCCTTTTTCAGAGTTCAAGACTGGTGTAAGGATTCAGTACAGGGTTCGCCCGGGTCTCAACTTCCCTCTGCCTCCCTAGTGGCCTAAATGGGACAAAAAAATCCTCCTTCCCAGAATTATCTGGGTCAGAGTATTGCAGGTCAGGCATCCAGCACAGGGATGATCTCAAACAGACAGCATTTGATGCAGTAACCCCCATCAGTTCATGGGCCAATAATACTTACCTGGGTCCTAGGGAGGTGTCCAGTACTGTACTGCTTGCCCCATTGTCATTTTCCAAAATAATGGAACCTGACAACCAATTCTATATTGGGATACACCGTTAGGGGTTCAGTCTGCCCAAGTAAGGGAATGCTTCCCTTATTGAGCAGATTGACCTTCTAGCAGAGCATCCTGACCTACCTacataacataagagttgccacactGGGGCAAGTTAAtatccataaagcccagtatcctagtTCCAAAAGTGgccacaagtgcctggcaagatccctagaacagattttatgctgcttatcctaggactaagtagtggattttcccaagttcatcttaataatggcttatgtacttttcttttaggaaattatccaaaccttttttaaacccagctaagctaaatgctttcaccacattctctggcaacaaatttcagagtttacttactcattgaatgaagaaatatttttctggtTCATTTTAAATCTATCATTGAACAGACATCAGTGGGGTGAGCTCCAGCGCCTCCTCTGTCTTTGGAGTTATTCTCCCTTACAATCAGTGCTTTCATCCCTACTAACTCAATCGGTGGCACATATGAAAAAAGGCACGATTTTTAATGTAGGGTCATTCTGTACTGCGCAtgtgtgtctttttttaaaattgcctATACTAGAAAGCATGGGAGTTGTCTGAAGTGTAAGCAGCTCCCGTGCTTTCTAAtataggcaattaaaaaaaagacacacaTGCGCAGTACAGAATGACCCTACATTAAAAATTGTGCCTTTTTTCGTATCAGTTTCACTTTCATTCAGTTGCGGGCAGTAACATACGCTGGTTCTACGAGCAGCAGTCAGCTGTATATGGCAGTTTACAAAGGAGTGGTGTTTCATAGGatgattgaaaagattttgtgaATTTGTACATCTTAACTATCATGATTTAACTACAAGATTCCTAAGGCAGGCCCTTGTGGGTCAAAACACGATCGTGTTGAGTCTATCACAATAAAAAactgagcaccaattggtcacctttgttgttttgtttgctgtCAGAATAATGACACACACCACCGATGGGCTATTCTTAGTCATTTTGCTGTGCATAGTACTCCATGAGAAGAGACAAGTGTTTCACATTCTGTACTAGGTACAAACTCTTTACTGTAATACTACAGTTAAGGAAATCAATGCAAAAGAAAACAGCAAATTGTGAAAGTGAAACATCTGTCATTCAGCAAAGACACAGAAAAGGCCAGAATTCTCAATTTTTTAAGGCTGAGAATGTAGCAGGGGCGAAGAGTTTAAACCATAAGAGATGATGGGATCTCTGAGACATCTTTGGCAAGCCTACCTTGAGAGCCTGGTTAAAGTTCTCCACCATGCTGATCCACTGACCCGTCTGCTTGGCAAACTGGGCAGCCTGAATCTGTAGAGTCTTCACTTCGTGGTCCAACTTCCTCTGGTTTACGTAGGCCTGGGCAACCCTGCAAAGGAGATAATCAACTTAGGTCATGTACTGTCCTGGGTATGGAGTATGAGAAGGTCAGGAAAGACCATATATCACATGAGTTGCAGAAAAAAACAGAAGTTTACAGCAGCCATGTTCTTTTCCAGTTTCTGCCAGTATTAAGGGACTGTGACACACCTCAGCAGGCCTCCCAAACCCACTGGCATTCTGactgaagaaagagggaaaggaaCTAGTTTAAAGACATTCAAAACTACAAATTATGTACAAGAAAAACTTTATTTCCCCACAGAAAAAGGAATTTCCAAAACAAGAAGTAACATTAGGAAATCTTTAGAACATGCAGCAACAGTCACTcggggaaaaacaaacaaacaataaaaggtGAGAAAATTTGGAGTAAATAATTCAAAATGGACAGAATTAACACTTAAACTAGCAATCTAAAAGAGGTGAGATCAAAGTATTTTTGATAGTCCGCAACTTCCACAATGCAAAAAATATTAAAGTTAGATGACGAACCAGCGTAACTCCTAGAATTCTAAGGGAAGTGGTTAAAGGATAATCCTGCCCATTAAGATGGAGTGTCAAACCAGTGATTTTATCGTTGGAACTAGCTAAGAAAACGAAGAGACATTGTGAACCTCAACAAAGAGGTCATTAGAGCAGACCTCCACTATGCTTTTCTATTGGAATATTGCTGAAAGCAGATGATCCCCAGAGGTTTGCACATGACTTAAGGCCCCCACGATGTACAATGATGGCCAAGATTTTCTTCACCAATGGTGCATCTTGAACAAATGCTCACTCGACCTGATGATCTTACTTACTGAAACATTTGCATCCTCAAGCTATGttagcatttaactttcaaaaagcAGTTACAAAGGTTAAATGTTTACAGGAGGTGTAGATGTTCAAAAATACCaccctggaagcccagaccaggtATATGCCATGTATTTAAAAAAGGTGGAAGGCAGGCGAAATGACAGGCACAATGTcagcgatcccgctgcgggctgcttcataggtggtgcagggaggccagggggggcgagcggtccttcggggtggggcgggcatgcaggccttcaaaggggagacaggcaggcaggtcttcaaagggggaataggccttcaagggggggggggacaggcaggcaggccttcaagggggggtgcaggccttcaggggtgggatgcagacctttaagggggggacagccattcagggaggggagccctggtgtagaaatacatggagggaatgggggggggggttcaaagagacgcgcatatgccggactttgggtgggaagaaataatgggtctgaaaatagagaagagggagagagatgatggaccatggtttttagagagggaaggaacagaaagggaaagaagttggacataagggatggtatggagggggggatagagatactggataggatggtagttgggaaaagaaagggagagatagtggtccctggggtgctggggaaggagggagagatgctggatgaaagggtagttaagaaaagatggatagacgccagacctcctggggagggaagggaaacggggaggacagagatggcagatggatggttagcatgcagaaagaaggaagaaggagaccctggcaagcaagttatcagaagacaatcagagccttggaccaacaagatttgaaaaataaccagacaacaaaaggtagaaaaactaattttattttttgttttgtgattacaatatgtcagatttgaaatgtgtatcctgccagagctggtgttagaccgcaaacatgagctaggatttaacagagagaaaaagtcctttttgtttctttattttatttacaccacagcgccagtgtggttaggagaagccaaaggggggtgaaaaagctataaaataaactcaccaggatgtttggaaaaaaaaaaaaaataacacacacccaattgggcaggaaagttgaatcgaaaaaccaattcaataggctgaatcgaatcaaaatttatttattttttccttgaatcgggcagcactagtttgcgctactgtcttagactttaggacctgggattggagagagatggcatcttcagtactttataatgcaagtgaaacgaggatttggtcagacttttgaagggtctgcagaagaaaaatattgtataggccggggacaacaggaaacgggaacttttcgtccttctatttttgtgaatggcaaggctgaggatgtcagagagttcagttaaaatatgtgctttataagaaaatataataatgtgttttat is drawn from Geotrypetes seraphini chromosome 3, aGeoSer1.1, whole genome shotgun sequence and contains these coding sequences:
- the BLOC1S1 gene encoding biogenesis of lysosome-related organelles complex 1 subunit 1; its protein translation is MLSRLLKEHQAKQSERKEVQEKRRKEAIAAATCLTEALVDHLNVGVAQAYVNQRKLDHEVKTLQIQAAQFAKQTGQWISMVENFNQALKEIGDVENWARSIELDMRTIATALEYVYKGHLQPSTS